In Hwangdonia lutea, a single window of DNA contains:
- the rplV gene encoding 50S ribosomal protein L22, producing the protein MGSRKKQMADAIKEAKKHVAFAKLNNCPTSPRKMRLVADLVRGEKVEHALNILKFNNKEASGRLEKLLLSAIANWQAKNEDADVETAELFVKEIRVDGGSMLKRLRPAPQGRAHRIRKRSNHVTLVVGANNNTQA; encoded by the coding sequence ATGGGAAGTCGTAAAAAACAAATGGCAGACGCTATTAAGGAAGCAAAAAAGCACGTTGCTTTTGCAAAGCTTAATAACTGTCCTACATCACCAAGAAAAATGCGTTTAGTAGCCGATTTAGTAAGAGGCGAAAAGGTAGAACATGCACTTAATATCTTAAAGTTTAACAATAAGGAAGCATCTGGCCGTTTAGAGAAGTTGTTATTATCAGCTATCGCTAACTGGCAAGCAAAAAACGAAGATGCCGATGTTGAAACAGCAGAATTATTTGTAAAAGAGATTAGAGTTGATGGCGGATCAATGTTAAAAAGATTGCGCCCCGCACCTCAAGGTCGTGCACACAGAATTAGAAAACGTTCAAACCACGTAACATTAGTGGTAGGAGCTAACAATAACACACAAGCTTAA
- the rpsN gene encoding 30S ribosomal protein S14, translated as MAKESMKAREVKRAKTVAKYAEKRKALKEAGDYEALQKLPKNASPVRQHNRCKLTGRPRGYMRVFGISRVTFREMANQGLIPGVRKASW; from the coding sequence ATGGCTAAAGAATCAATGAAAGCCCGTGAGGTGAAAAGAGCAAAAACAGTAGCTAAATATGCTGAGAAACGTAAAGCTTTAAAAGAAGCTGGAGACTACGAAGCATTACAAAAGTTACCAAAAAACGCTTCTCCTGTACGTCAGCACAACCGTTGTAAATTAACAGGAAGACCAAGAGGTTATATGAGAGTTTTCGGAATTTCCCGTGTAACTTTCAGAGAAATGGCTAACCAAGGTTTAATACCAGGTGTTAGAAAAGCAAGTTGGTAA
- the rplE gene encoding 50S ribosomal protein L5 — MAYSPRLKEEYKSRVIAALTDEFGYKNVMQVPKLTKIVISKGVGAAVADKKLIDHAVEELTTISGQKAISTLSKKDVASFKLRKGMPIGAKVTLRGERMYEFLDRLVTSALPRVRDFNGIKATGFDGRGNYNLGITEQIIFPEINIDKVNKISGMDITFVTTADTDKEAKSLLTELGLPFKKN; from the coding sequence ATGGCATATTCACCAAGACTTAAAGAAGAGTATAAAAGCAGAGTAATTGCAGCTCTTACAGACGAATTTGGATATAAAAACGTAATGCAAGTTCCTAAACTTACCAAGATAGTTATATCTAAAGGTGTAGGGGCAGCCGTTGCAGACAAAAAGTTAATCGATCACGCTGTTGAGGAGTTAACAACTATATCTGGACAAAAAGCTATTTCAACATTATCTAAAAAAGATGTTGCATCGTTTAAATTGCGTAAAGGCATGCCAATTGGGGCAAAAGTAACTTTACGTGGCGAGCGCATGTACGAGTTTTTAGATCGTTTAGTTACTTCGGCACTTCCACGTGTTAGAGATTTTAACGGAATTAAAGCTACAGGATTTGATGGTAGAGGTAATTACAATTTAGGAATTACCGAACAAATTATATTCCCGGAAATTAACATTGATAAAGTGAACAAAATTTCTGGTATGGATATTACATTTGTAACAACAGCAGATACTGATAAAGAAGCAAAATCATTATTAACGGAACTAGGGTTACCTTTTAAAAAGAACTAA
- the rpsQ gene encoding 30S ribosomal protein S17 has product METRNLRKERIGVVTSNKMQKSIVVAEVKKVKHPMYGKFVLKTKKYVAHDETNDCNIGDKVKIMETRPLSKSKCWRLVEILERAK; this is encoded by the coding sequence ATGGAAACAAGAAATTTAAGAAAAGAACGTATAGGAGTTGTTACAAGTAACAAAATGCAAAAATCAATAGTTGTTGCAGAGGTTAAAAAAGTAAAACATCCTATGTATGGAAAATTCGTATTAAAAACGAAAAAGTACGTAGCACACGACGAAACAAACGATTGCAACATTGGCGACAAAGTAAAGATCATGGAAACACGACCTTTAAGTAAATCAAAATGTTGGAGATTAGTAGAAATCCTAGAAAGAGCTAAATAA
- the rplD gene encoding 50S ribosomal protein L4, with protein MKVAVLDINGKDTGRKADLSKDVFAIEPNNHAVYLDVKQYLANQRQGTHKSKERGEISGSTRKIKKQKGTGTARAGSIKSGIFKGGGRMFGPRPRNYSIKLNKNLKRLARKSALSIKAGEKSITVLEDFNFDAPKTKNFTAVLKALELENKKTLFVLGGSNNNVYLSSRNLKTSEVITASELSTYKILNANQVVLLEGALEGIETNLSK; from the coding sequence ATGAAAGTAGCAGTTTTAGATATAAACGGAAAAGACACAGGTAGAAAGGCAGACCTTTCTAAAGATGTGTTCGCTATTGAGCCTAATAATCACGCGGTATATTTGGATGTTAAACAATATTTGGCAAACCAACGCCAAGGGACTCACAAATCGAAAGAACGTGGTGAGATTTCTGGAAGTACACGTAAGATTAAAAAGCAAAAAGGAACTGGTACAGCAAGAGCAGGTAGTATTAAGTCTGGTATATTTAAGGGCGGAGGCCGTATGTTCGGTCCAAGGCCAAGAAATTACAGTATAAAACTTAATAAAAACTTAAAGCGTTTAGCGCGTAAGTCTGCCTTAAGTATCAAAGCAGGAGAAAAATCAATTACAGTTTTAGAAGACTTTAATTTTGATGCTCCAAAAACTAAGAATTTTACAGCCGTTTTAAAAGCTTTAGAGCTAGAAAACAAAAAAACGCTGTTTGTGTTGGGTGGCTCAAATAATAACGTATATTTGTCATCGCGCAATTTAAAAACTTCAGAAGTTATAACGGCTTCAGAATTAAGTACTTACAAGATTTTAAATGCAAATCAAGTAGTGCTTTTAGAAGGTGCTTTAGAAGGAATTGAAACAAATTTAAGTAAATAG
- the rplO gene encoding 50S ribosomal protein L15 has translation MDLSNLQPAEGSVKKQGKRVGRGQGSGKGGTATRGHKGAKSRSGYSKKLGFEGGQMPLQRRVPKFGFTNINRVEYQGINLDTLQQLVDDKKIKDTVDFETLFTNGLAGKNDLVKILGRGELKAKLKVSAHKFSASAKAAIEAAGGEAVTL, from the coding sequence ATGGATTTAAGTAACTTACAACCGGCAGAAGGGTCGGTAAAAAAACAAGGCAAGCGAGTAGGTCGCGGACAAGGTTCAGGAAAAGGTGGTACGGCAACACGTGGTCACAAAGGAGCTAAGTCGCGTTCTGGATATTCTAAGAAATTAGGATTTGAAGGTGGTCAAATGCCACTACAAAGACGTGTACCTAAATTTGGCTTCACTAACATTAACCGTGTAGAATATCAAGGGATAAATCTTGATACCTTACAACAATTGGTTGATGACAAGAAAATAAAAGATACCGTAGATTTCGAAACCTTATTCACCAACGGTTTAGCAGGTAAAAACGACCTTGTTAAAATTTTAGGGAGAGGTGAATTGAAAGCAAAACTAAAAGTATCTGCACACAAGTTTTCTGCTTCAGCAAAAGCTGCTATTGAAGCTGCAGGAGGAGAAGCTGTAACATTATAA
- the rplF gene encoding 50S ribosomal protein L6, translating into MSRIGNNPVVIPEGVTVDVKDGVVTVKGKLGELTQNFDTVDIKVEDGNVMVTRSSDSKDQKAKHGLYRSLMHNMIEGVSKGWTKELELVGVGYRASNQGQKLDLALGFSHNIVLNIAPEVKVETISEKGKNPIVKLTSFDKQLVGQVAAKIRGFRRPEPYKGKGIKFVGEELRRKAGKSA; encoded by the coding sequence ATGTCAAGAATAGGTAATAACCCAGTAGTAATTCCGGAAGGCGTTACAGTTGATGTAAAGGACGGCGTAGTTACAGTAAAAGGAAAATTAGGAGAATTAACTCAAAATTTTGACACTGTAGATATTAAAGTCGAAGATGGTAATGTAATGGTAACACGTTCTTCAGATTCTAAAGATCAAAAAGCAAAACATGGTTTATACAGATCATTAATGCACAACATGATTGAAGGTGTATCAAAAGGATGGACTAAAGAACTAGAATTGGTTGGTGTAGGTTACAGAGCATCAAACCAAGGACAAAAACTGGATTTAGCTCTAGGCTTTTCTCATAATATCGTTTTAAACATTGCTCCAGAAGTAAAAGTGGAAACCATATCTGAGAAAGGAAAAAATCCAATCGTAAAATTAACATCATTCGATAAACAACTTGTTGGTCAAGTAGCTGCAAAAATCCGTGGTTTTAGAAGACCAGAACCTTACAAAGGAAAAGGAATTAAGTTTGTTGGTGAAGAATTAAGAAGAAAAGCAGGTAAATCAGCTTAA
- the rpsS gene encoding 30S ribosomal protein S19, whose amino-acid sequence MARSLKKGPYVHYKLERKVAANVESNKKTVIKTWSRASMITPDFVGQTIAVHNGRQFVPVYVTENMVGHKLGEFSPTRSFRGHAGAKNKGKK is encoded by the coding sequence ATGGCAAGATCATTAAAAAAAGGACCTTACGTTCATTATAAATTAGAAAGAAAAGTAGCTGCAAATGTTGAATCTAACAAAAAAACAGTAATCAAAACTTGGTCTCGAGCCAGTATGATTACTCCAGATTTTGTTGGACAAACCATAGCGGTACACAATGGCCGACAGTTTGTTCCAGTATATGTTACTGAAAACATGGTAGGACATAAATTAGGAGAATTTTCACCAACACGTTCATTCCGTGGACATGCAGGTGCTAAAAACAAAGGTAAAAAGTAG
- the rplN gene encoding 50S ribosomal protein L14 gives MVQQESRLKVADNTGAKEVLTIRVLGGTKRRYASVGDKIVVSVKDATPNGSIKKGAVSTAVVVRTKKEVRRPDGSYIRFDDNACVLLNPTGEMRGTRVFGPVARELRDKQFMKIVSLAPEVL, from the coding sequence ATGGTACAACAAGAATCAAGATTAAAAGTAGCAGACAACACTGGGGCAAAGGAAGTTTTAACTATCCGTGTTTTAGGTGGTACTAAAAGAAGGTACGCTTCTGTAGGAGACAAAATAGTTGTTTCCGTAAAAGATGCAACACCTAATGGAAGCATTAAAAAAGGTGCGGTTTCAACTGCAGTTGTTGTGCGTACTAAAAAAGAAGTAAGACGACCAGACGGATCTTATATAAGATTTGACGATAACGCCTGTGTTTTGTTAAACCCAACGGGTGAGATGAGAGGTACACGTGTTTTTGGTCCTGTTGCTAGAGAACTTCGTGACAAACAATTCATGAAGATTGTATCATTAGCACCAGAAGTGCTTTAA
- the rpsH gene encoding 30S ribosomal protein S8, translating into MYTDPIADYLTRIRNAVRANHRVVEIPASNLKKDITKILFEQGYILSYKFDDSTVQGTIKIALKYNKETKEPVIKKLQRISKPGLRKYAGSNELPRILNGLGIAIVSTSHGVMTGKQAKRDNVGGEVLCYVY; encoded by the coding sequence ATGTATACAGATCCAATAGCGGACTATCTTACAAGAATTAGAAACGCAGTGCGTGCCAATCATAGAGTGGTTGAGATACCGGCATCTAATTTAAAGAAAGACATTACTAAAATATTATTCGAACAAGGATATATTTTAAGCTACAAGTTCGACGATTCAACAGTACAGGGTACTATTAAAATAGCACTTAAGTACAACAAAGAAACCAAAGAACCTGTAATTAAGAAATTACAAAGAATTAGTAAACCAGGTTTGCGTAAGTATGCTGGTTCTAACGAGTTACCTAGAATCCTTAACGGACTTGGTATTGCCATTGTTTCTACGTCTCACGGAGTAATGACTGGTAAACAAGCCAAAAGAGATAATGTAGGTGGCGAAGTATTGTGTTACGTTTACTAA
- the rpsE gene encoding 30S ribosomal protein S5 → MFKKYKSAELVKPGGLDLKDRLVGVQRVTKVTKGGRAFGFSAIVVVGDEAGVVGQGLGKSKDVASAIAKAVEDAKKNLVRIPIIKGTLPHEQKGKYGGARVNIIPAAPGTGVIAGGAVRTVLEAVGVHDVLSKSQGSSNPHNVVKATFDALLQLRDANAIARDRGITLEQVFNA, encoded by the coding sequence ATGTTTAAAAAATATAAAAGTGCAGAATTAGTAAAACCAGGTGGATTAGATCTTAAAGATCGTTTAGTTGGAGTACAAAGAGTTACAAAAGTAACTAAAGGTGGTAGAGCATTTGGTTTTTCGGCAATCGTTGTGGTTGGTGATGAAGCAGGTGTTGTAGGACAAGGTTTAGGAAAATCTAAAGACGTAGCTAGTGCCATTGCAAAAGCCGTTGAAGATGCCAAGAAAAACCTAGTGCGCATTCCTATTATAAAAGGAACATTGCCACACGAACAAAAAGGTAAATACGGTGGCGCAAGAGTAAACATTATTCCTGCTGCTCCTGGTACCGGAGTTATTGCTGGTGGAGCAGTTAGAACAGTTTTAGAGGCCGTTGGTGTACACGATGTATTATCAAAATCTCAAGGCTCGTCAAACCCTCATAATGTAGTAAAAGCAACGTTTGATGCTTTGTTACAATTAAGAGATGCTAACGCTATTGCAAGAGACCGAGGAATTACACTTGAACAAGTTTTTAACGCTTAA
- the rplR gene encoding 50S ribosomal protein L18: MALTKNQRRTRIKNRIRKVVSGTEARPRLTVFRSNKEIYAQVVDDVNGKTISAASSRDKDISSAKGNKSEIANLVGKAVAEKALKAGVETIAFDRGGYLYHGRVKSLAEGAREAGLKF, translated from the coding sequence ATGGCATTAACAAAGAACCAAAGAAGAACAAGAATAAAAAACAGAATACGTAAGGTTGTTTCTGGTACAGAAGCAAGGCCTCGTTTAACTGTTTTTAGAAGTAATAAAGAAATTTATGCTCAAGTAGTTGATGATGTAAATGGTAAAACCATTAGTGCAGCATCTTCAAGAGATAAAGATATTAGTTCTGCAAAAGGAAACAAATCAGAAATAGCAAACCTAGTAGGTAAAGCTGTTGCTGAAAAAGCCTTAAAAGCAGGCGTTGAAACTATTGCTTTCGATAGAGGTGGTTATTTATACCACGGTAGAGTAAAATCACTAGCCGAAGGCGCTAGAGAAGCAGGACTTAAATTCTAA
- the rplP gene encoding 50S ribosomal protein L16: MLQPKRTKFRKQQKGRMKGNSGRGHQLSFGQFGIKALDSNFLTSRQIEAARIAATRYMKREGQLWIKVFPDKPITKKPLEVRMGKGKGAVEYWVAVVKPGRVLFEIGGVPLDVAKEALRLAAQKLPVKTKFLIARDYEA, encoded by the coding sequence ATGTTACAGCCTAAAAGAACAAAATTTCGTAAGCAACAAAAAGGACGTATGAAGGGGAACTCAGGTAGAGGTCACCAACTTTCATTCGGACAATTTGGAATAAAAGCATTAGACTCGAATTTTTTAACATCGCGTCAAATAGAAGCAGCTCGTATTGCCGCTACACGTTACATGAAAAGAGAAGGACAGCTTTGGATTAAAGTATTTCCAGACAAGCCTATTACAAAAAAGCCTCTTGAAGTACGTATGGGTAAAGGTAAAGGTGCCGTTGAATATTGGGTAGCCGTTGTTAAACCAGGACGAGTTTTATTTGAAATTGGTGGTGTGCCATTAGACGTTGCAAAAGAAGCATTGCGTTTAGCAGCACAAAAACTGCCAGTAAAAACTAAGTTTTTAATCGCTAGAGATTACGAAGCATAA
- the rpsJ gene encoding 30S ribosomal protein S10, whose protein sequence is MSQKIRIKLKSYDHNLVDKSAEKIVKTVKSTGAVVTGPIPLPTHKKIFTVLRSPHVNKKAREQFQLSSFKRLLDIYSSSSKTIDALMKLELPSGVEVEIKV, encoded by the coding sequence ATGAGTCAAAAAATCAGAATAAAATTAAAATCTTACGATCACAACTTAGTGGATAAGTCTGCTGAAAAGATTGTAAAAACGGTAAAAAGTACAGGCGCTGTTGTAACGGGACCAATACCATTACCAACACACAAGAAAATTTTCACTGTACTACGTTCACCACACGTAAACAAGAAAGCAAGAGAACAGTTTCAATTATCGTCTTTTAAAAGACTATTGGATATTTACTCGTCGTCATCAAAAACCATTGATGCGTTAATGAAGCTTGAATTGCCAAGTGGTGTTGAAGTAGAGATAAAAGTTTAA
- the rplX gene encoding 50S ribosomal protein L24 — protein sequence MGKLKIKTGDTVKVIAGDHKGSEGKVQKVFIAKNKAIVEGVNMVKKHTKPSAQNPQGGIVEKEAAIHISNLSLLTSKGETTRVGYRMEGDKKVRFSTKSNEVI from the coding sequence ATGGGAAAGCTTAAAATAAAAACTGGAGATACCGTAAAAGTAATTGCTGGAGACCACAAAGGATCTGAAGGTAAAGTACAAAAGGTATTTATAGCAAAGAACAAAGCGATTGTCGAGGGTGTAAACATGGTTAAGAAACATACGAAACCAAGTGCGCAAAACCCTCAAGGAGGAATCGTAGAGAAAGAAGCTGCTATTCATATATCTAATTTATCATTGTTAACCTCAAAAGGCGAAACAACACGAGTTGGATACAGAATGGAAGGCGATAAAAAAGTAAGATTTTCAACAAAATCTAATGAAGTAATATAG
- the rpsC gene encoding 30S ribosomal protein S3, with the protein MGQKTNPIGNRLGIIRGWESNWYGGNDYGDKLAEDDKIRKYVHARLSKASVSRVIIERTLKLVTVTITTARPGIIIGKGGQEVDKLKEELKNITGKEVQINIFEIKRPELDAFLVASSIARQIENRISYRRAIKMAIAATMRMNAEGIKIQISGRLNGAEMARSEHYKEGRIPLSTFRADIDYALVEAHTTYGRLGVKVWIMKGEVYGKRELSPLVGLSKKQGKGGAGRGGNKGPRRRK; encoded by the coding sequence ATGGGACAAAAAACAAATCCAATCGGGAATCGCTTAGGAATTATCAGAGGATGGGAGTCTAACTGGTACGGAGGAAACGATTATGGTGACAAACTTGCCGAAGACGATAAGATTAGAAAATACGTTCATGCGCGTTTATCTAAAGCTAGTGTAAGTAGAGTAATAATCGAGAGAACTTTAAAACTTGTAACCGTTACTATCACTACGGCAAGACCCGGTATCATTATCGGTAAAGGCGGCCAAGAGGTAGACAAGTTAAAAGAAGAGCTTAAGAACATTACTGGAAAAGAAGTTCAGATCAACATCTTTGAGATTAAAAGACCTGAACTGGATGCATTTTTAGTAGCATCAAGTATAGCACGTCAAATCGAGAATCGTATCTCTTACCGTCGTGCCATAAAAATGGCTATTGCTGCTACAATGCGAATGAATGCTGAAGGCATCAAAATTCAAATTAGTGGTCGTTTAAACGGGGCAGAAATGGCACGTAGCGAACATTACAAAGAAGGACGTATTCCTTTATCAACCTTTAGAGCCGATATTGATTATGCTTTAGTTGAGGCACACACTACTTACGGTAGATTGGGTGTTAAAGTATGGATCATGAAAGGTGAAGTATATGGTAAAAGAGAGCTTTCTCCGCTTGTTGGATTGTCCAAAAAGCAAGGAAAAGGTGGAGCCGGAAGAGGAGGCAATAAAGGACCTCGTCGTAGAAAGTAA
- the rpmD gene encoding 50S ribosomal protein L30 translates to MAKIKVTKVKSAINRTLRQKRTLEALGLKKIGQVKEHEATPNILGMVAKVSHLVSVEEA, encoded by the coding sequence ATGGCAAAGATTAAAGTAACAAAAGTTAAAAGCGCAATCAATCGTACGCTAAGACAAAAAAGAACTTTAGAAGCTCTAGGTCTTAAAAAGATTGGTCAAGTAAAAGAGCACGAAGCTACACCTAATATATTAGGTATGGTTGCTAAAGTTTCACATTTAGTTTCTGTTGAAGAAGCTTAA
- the rpmC gene encoding 50S ribosomal protein L29, with the protein MKQSEIKELSVAELQEKLSETKKSYSDLKLAHAISPLENPIQLRSIRRTVARIATELTKRELQ; encoded by the coding sequence ATGAAACAATCAGAAATTAAAGAATTATCTGTAGCTGAGTTACAAGAAAAACTTAGTGAAACAAAAAAGAGTTATTCAGACCTAAAATTGGCTCATGCAATATCTCCTTTAGAAAATCCAATTCAATTGCGTTCAATAAGAAGAACCGTAGCGAGAATTGCGACCGAATTAACTAAAAGAGAATTACAATAA
- the rplC gene encoding 50S ribosomal protein L3, whose amino-acid sequence MSGLIGKKIGMTSIFDENGKNIPCTVIEAGPCIVTQVRTEEVDGYKAVQLGFDDATEKSATKADLGHAKKAGTSVKRKVVEFKGFEEEYKLGDAITVEHFNEGEFVDIAGTSKGKGFQGVVKRHGFGGVGQATHGQHNRLRAPGSIGAASYPARVFKGMKMAGRMGGEKVKVQNLRVLKVVADKNLLVVKGCVPGHKNAYVIIRK is encoded by the coding sequence ATGTCTGGGTTAATTGGAAAAAAAATCGGTATGACCAGCATCTTCGATGAAAACGGGAAAAACATTCCTTGTACAGTAATTGAAGCTGGACCATGTATCGTTACCCAAGTCAGAACTGAAGAGGTTGACGGCTATAAAGCGGTTCAATTAGGTTTCGATGACGCGACAGAAAAAAGCGCTACCAAAGCAGACTTAGGTCATGCTAAAAAAGCGGGTACTTCTGTAAAACGCAAAGTTGTTGAATTCAAAGGTTTTGAGGAGGAGTACAAATTAGGAGATGCAATCACTGTGGAGCATTTCAACGAAGGCGAATTCGTTGATATCGCAGGAACATCCAAAGGAAAAGGATTTCAAGGAGTTGTAAAACGTCATGGTTTCGGTGGTGTAGGTCAAGCTACTCACGGTCAGCATAACCGTTTAAGAGCACCGGGATCTATTGGAGCTGCATCATATCCTGCTCGTGTTTTTAAAGGCATGAAAATGGCAGGACGCATGGGTGGTGAAAAAGTGAAAGTTCAAAATTTAAGAGTTTTAAAAGTAGTTGCTGATAAGAATCTACTTGTGGTTAAAGGATGTGTTCCTGGTCACAAAAACGCTTATGTAATTATTAGAAAATAA
- the rplW gene encoding 50S ribosomal protein L23 produces MSILIKPIITEKATAQSELRNCYTFSVNTKANKIEIKKAVEAAYGVSVEKVRTINVRPDRNTKFTKTGIQHGKTNAVKKAIVQLAEGEMIDLYSNM; encoded by the coding sequence ATGAGTATCTTAATTAAACCTATAATCACAGAAAAAGCGACAGCTCAAAGTGAGTTGAGAAACTGCTATACATTCTCAGTGAATACCAAGGCGAACAAGATAGAAATCAAAAAAGCGGTGGAAGCTGCTTATGGCGTTTCTGTTGAAAAAGTTCGTACTATAAATGTCCGTCCAGATCGTAATACCAAGTTCACAAAAACAGGTATTCAACATGGTAAAACAAATGCCGTTAAAAAGGCAATTGTACAACTGGCGGAAGGTGAAATGATTGATTTATACAGTAACATGTAA
- the rplB gene encoding 50S ribosomal protein L2 has translation MSVRKLKPITPGQRFRVVNGYDAITTDKPEKSLLVPNKRSGGRNSQGKMTMRYIGGGHKKKYRIIDFKRDKAGIPAEVKSIEYDPNRTAFIALLNYQDGEKRYIIAQNGLQVGQNVVSGATGVAPEIGNAMPLSEIPLGTIISCVELRPGQGAIMARSAGAFAQLMARDGKFASIKLPSGETRLILANCMATIGVVSNSDHQLLVGGKAGRTRWLGRRPRTRPVVMNPVDHPMGGGEGKSSGGHPRSRNGVPAKGYRTRARNKASNKYIVERRKK, from the coding sequence ATGTCAGTAAGAAAATTAAAACCAATCACACCAGGGCAGCGATTTAGAGTAGTAAATGGGTATGACGCCATAACTACTGATAAGCCGGAAAAGAGTTTACTCGTTCCGAACAAAAGGTCTGGTGGTAGAAACAGTCAAGGAAAAATGACCATGCGCTATATAGGTGGGGGTCATAAGAAAAAGTATCGTATTATCGATTTTAAAAGAGACAAAGCAGGTATTCCTGCTGAAGTTAAATCTATTGAGTACGATCCAAACAGAACCGCTTTTATCGCATTATTGAATTATCAAGATGGTGAGAAAAGATACATTATAGCTCAAAATGGACTTCAGGTTGGGCAAAATGTTGTATCTGGTGCAACAGGTGTAGCTCCAGAAATTGGAAACGCTATGCCGTTGAGTGAAATTCCGTTAGGAACCATTATTTCTTGTGTGGAATTACGTCCAGGACAAGGTGCTATTATGGCGCGTAGTGCAGGGGCTTTTGCGCAGTTAATGGCAAGAGATGGAAAGTTTGCATCTATTAAATTACCATCTGGAGAAACAAGATTAATTCTTGCGAACTGTATGGCTACCATAGGTGTTGTATCTAACTCAGACCACCAGTTGTTAGTTGGAGGTAAAGCAGGTAGAACACGTTGGTTAGGAAGACGACCACGTACCAGACCAGTAGTAATGAATCCAGTTGATCACCCAATGGGTGGTGGTGAAGGTAAATCTTCAGGTGGACATCCTCGTTCTAGAAACGGTGTTCCAGCTAAAGGCTACAGAACCCGTGCTAGAAACAAAGCGAGTAATAAATATATTGTAGAACGTAGAAAGAAATAA